A window from Exiguobacterium marinum DSM 16307 encodes these proteins:
- a CDS encoding tetratricopeptide repeat protein — MEYNYGNLIRVERLRQNMKQSVLARGICSISYLSKIENNQTSASEEVLELLFERLEIEVPLYHDFRYQAEKVIKEIREILKEAILTRKNGDEQEKVRKYMNHPAVKQSKSVYTTLMITLARLGVMPGGDPKYLTEVGWIEDQLSTDDRIRYNMLKALQYFQENEKELSYKLIEEVTEKLPHSGIPDWETADIRYVTGALYYRFTDNIQALENLQSSLRYFQENFCLERMIECHMIIGLTYKRRKRYADALSYNQKALKVANATDLRNYYGMLYNNIGEIYSLLGEQDKALTYFMESFEYKVDIRSKLFSVLSLVEVNAKQKNEKGVLDWLETGHELMQQHESIEEFNQHFDIYWNHFKEKNRQSVMNSLKSAVIYFEEHDEYMYAKKYALWLAQELKASGKYKLATDYYEKVISIMSQAE; from the coding sequence ATGGAATACAATTATGGGAATTTAATTAGAGTAGAGCGCTTGCGGCAAAATATGAAACAATCAGTCTTAGCCAGGGGGATTTGTTCGATTTCGTACTTAAGTAAAATTGAAAACAATCAAACATCTGCTAGTGAGGAAGTTCTTGAACTGTTGTTTGAGCGACTTGAAATTGAAGTACCCCTGTATCATGACTTTAGGTATCAAGCAGAGAAAGTAATTAAAGAAATTAGAGAGATTTTGAAAGAAGCGATTTTGACGCGGAAAAATGGTGATGAGCAGGAGAAAGTTAGAAAATATATGAACCATCCAGCGGTCAAACAGTCAAAATCAGTTTACACTACGCTTATGATCACATTGGCTCGTCTTGGCGTGATGCCAGGAGGCGACCCAAAGTACCTCACAGAAGTAGGCTGGATTGAAGATCAACTATCCACTGACGATCGCATTCGGTATAACATGTTGAAAGCACTTCAGTACTTTCAGGAGAATGAAAAAGAACTTTCATATAAATTAATAGAAGAAGTGACTGAAAAGTTACCCCATTCAGGAATTCCTGATTGGGAGACAGCGGATATTCGTTATGTAACGGGTGCTTTATATTACCGTTTCACAGACAATATACAAGCGCTTGAAAATCTTCAGTCTTCGTTAAGGTATTTTCAAGAGAATTTTTGTTTAGAAAGAATGATTGAGTGTCACATGATAATTGGATTGACTTATAAACGTCGAAAACGATATGCAGATGCACTTTCCTACAATCAAAAGGCACTAAAGGTTGCGAATGCGACTGATCTAAGAAATTATTACGGCATGCTTTATAACAACATAGGAGAAATCTATTCGTTGTTAGGTGAACAAGATAAGGCACTTACGTACTTTATGGAAAGCTTTGAATATAAAGTGGATATTAGAAGCAAATTATTCAGTGTTTTATCATTGGTAGAGGTAAATGCAAAACAGAAAAATGAAAAGGGTGTCCTTGATTGGTTAGAGACTGGACACGAATTGATGCAACAACACGAGTCGATTGAAGAGTTTAATCAGCACTTTGATATCTACTGGAACCATTTCAAAGAAAAGAATCGTCAAAGCGTGATGAACAGTCTAAAAAGCGCAGTTATTTATTTTGAAGAGCATGATG